A genomic segment from Lutzomyia longipalpis isolate SR_M1_2022 chromosome 3, ASM2433408v1 encodes:
- the LOC129793302 gene encoding uncharacterized protein LOC129793302 isoform X1 has translation MGCLNSTFVSPANCGMRRPSLDHHDGDLSRLTSASSPAEGSIAPCQSDEVKVEIPPSYLPKIIEPFDWQNTRKRKERQDSTSSQNQDRKLVRSNSEEHISVSEYDVIRRVSSHEDFKKPLPPRATLDPHPAPDLEPDKDAVAEEPSPRMSPNHEVKRKDPDGSDGEHERRRSSERFSRTRAPPGRKALSPRKLGKHVVAKLRERDENLYKYDNSALKHERRGFVSREKAPVKPKETSDSSSASDLLSPVSDFNDNNLIDLNEEAEPKNHTIPQEILPWNVPFHEDSPVVCPRFAENTFDHVHNSSENYAKVRSVPSMIEMKTGKFTSIENLKTRDLMKKMPNVAITPDERVKQINNRLSKLKKRVAQFEENFEKDYGYKPPRIETLNDKAMKSIVSEIQKLKREKHCIKSDPIAGIMDAKDTSAGQEKPHGDIKLSQMQETLTDIEMVLQERRKEEDRPEKMEDLTVDQLMQEKTAIQRGLLYLESIYGRPSSREERDLARPLYDRYRQIKRMLNRSSVLNASGGGMAELPTILEHEAMAFTVTATTSTDVTPPSVPSTVESPSETTVSSSKSTDSTEDSSSANDNVHTLSIHELWQQLDTVRDEKRDLRRTIKEFEHSFEKDNGRKMLKSDRKAIEETYALYKQKKGKLRLLDALVKKHMSY, from the exons ATGGGTTGTTTAAATTCCACCTTTGTTTCTCCGGCAAAT TGCGGCATGCGCCGTCCGTCACTGGATCATCACGATGGCGACCTGAGTCGTCTCACATCAGCATCCTCCCCGGCTGAGGGCAGCATAGCACCGTGTCAGAGTGACGAGGTGAAAGTTGAGATACCACCGTCGTATTTGCCCAAAATCATTGAGCCATTTGATTGGCAAAATACGCGGAAGCGGAAGGAGCGACAGGATAGTACGTCCTCCCAGAATCAGGATAGGAAGCTGGTGAGGTCCAATAGTGAGGAGCATATCAGTGTGTCGGAGTACGATGTGATTCGACGTGTGTCGTCCCATGAGGACTTTAAGAAACCACTGCCACCTCGGGCCACACTCGATCCACATCCCGCTCCTGACTTGGAACCTGACAAGGATGCGGTGGCGGAGGAGCCATCGCCGCGAATGTCGCCTAATCATGAG GTAAAACGCAAAGATCCAGATGGATCTGATGGGGAACACGAAAGACGACGCAGTAGTGAACGTTTTTCACGCACTAGAGCACCGCCTGGACGCAAAGCTCTTTCCCCGCGGAAGCTGGGAAAGCACGTTGTGGCCAAGTTGCGTGAGAGGGATGAGAATCTCTATAAGTACGACAATTCAGCGCTTAAGCATGAGCGCAGGGGATTTGTGAGTCGTGAAAAGGCTCCGGTAAAGCCCAAAGAGACCAGTGATTCGTCTTCGGCGTCAGACTTGCTGTCGCCTGTGTCGGATTTCAATGATAACAACCTCATTGATCTCAATGAGGAAGCAGAACCGAAGAATCACACAATCCCCCAGGAGATTCTGCCATGGAATGTGCCATTCCACGAGGACTCCCCCGTGGTGTGTCCGCGTTTTGCTGAGAATACCTTCGATCATGTGCACAACTCGAGTGAGAACTATGCCAAAGTTCGCAGCGTCCCGTCAATGATTGAGATGAAGACGGGGAAATTTACGAGCATTGAGAACCTCAAGACGCGCGATCTCATGAAGAAGATGCCAAATGTGGCGATAACGCCGGATGAGCGTGTGAAGCAGATCAACAATCGCCTGTCGAAGCTTAAGAAACGTGTGGCGCAATTTGAGGAGAACTTTGAGAAGGACTATGGGTACAAACCCCCACGCATTGAGACACTCAATGATAAGGCCATGAAGAGCATTGTGTCGGAGATTCAAAAGTTAAAGCGCGAGAAGCATTGCATTAAAAGTGATCCCATTGCTGGGATTATGGATGCCAAGGACACATCCGCGGGGCAGGAGAAGCCACACGGAGATATCAAACTGAGTCAGATGCAGGAGACACTGACGGACATTGAAATG GTCCTCCAGGAACGCAGAAAGGAAGAAGATCGTCCGGAAAAGATGGAGGATTTGACTGTGGATCAACTGATGCAGGAGAAGACAGCCATTCAGCGTGGTTTGCTGTACCTAGAGTCCATCTATGGGCGTCCCAGCTCACGCGAGGAACGTGATTTGGCGCGTCCACTGTACGATAGGTATCGTCAGATAAAACGAATGCTCAACCGAAGTTCCGTTCTCAATGCATCCGGCGGTGGAATGGCTGAATTGCCGACAATCCTCGAGCACGAAGCAATGGCATTCACAGTGACGGCAACCACCAGTACCGACGTCACTCCACCATCTGTCCCATCCACAGTGGAGTCTCCATCAGAGACTACCGTGTCTTCGAGTAAGAGCACAGATTCCACAGAAGACTCCAGTTCGGCCAATGACAATGTGCACACACTTTCCATTCACGAGTTGTGGCAGCAGCTGGACACAGTGCGGGATGAGAAGAGGGACCTCAGGCGCACCATAAAGGAGTTTGAGCATTCATTTGAGAAGGACAACGGGCGGAAGATGCTCAAGAGTGACCGGAAGGCCATCGAGGAGACGTATGCGCTGTACAAACAGAAAAAGGGAAAGCTCCGACTATTGGATGCTCTTGTGAAGAAGCACATGTCGTACTAA
- the LOC129793302 gene encoding uncharacterized protein LOC129793302 isoform X2 — protein MILLYLEPLMCGMRRPSLDHHDGDLSRLTSASSPAEGSIAPCQSDEVKVEIPPSYLPKIIEPFDWQNTRKRKERQDSTSSQNQDRKLVRSNSEEHISVSEYDVIRRVSSHEDFKKPLPPRATLDPHPAPDLEPDKDAVAEEPSPRMSPNHEVKRKDPDGSDGEHERRRSSERFSRTRAPPGRKALSPRKLGKHVVAKLRERDENLYKYDNSALKHERRGFVSREKAPVKPKETSDSSSASDLLSPVSDFNDNNLIDLNEEAEPKNHTIPQEILPWNVPFHEDSPVVCPRFAENTFDHVHNSSENYAKVRSVPSMIEMKTGKFTSIENLKTRDLMKKMPNVAITPDERVKQINNRLSKLKKRVAQFEENFEKDYGYKPPRIETLNDKAMKSIVSEIQKLKREKHCIKSDPIAGIMDAKDTSAGQEKPHGDIKLSQMQETLTDIEMVLQERRKEEDRPEKMEDLTVDQLMQEKTAIQRGLLYLESIYGRPSSREERDLARPLYDRYRQIKRMLNRSSVLNASGGGMAELPTILEHEAMAFTVTATTSTDVTPPSVPSTVESPSETTVSSSKSTDSTEDSSSANDNVHTLSIHELWQQLDTVRDEKRDLRRTIKEFEHSFEKDNGRKMLKSDRKAIEETYALYKQKKGKLRLLDALVKKHMSY, from the exons ATGATTTTGCTGTATTTGGAACCACTTATG TGCGGCATGCGCCGTCCGTCACTGGATCATCACGATGGCGACCTGAGTCGTCTCACATCAGCATCCTCCCCGGCTGAGGGCAGCATAGCACCGTGTCAGAGTGACGAGGTGAAAGTTGAGATACCACCGTCGTATTTGCCCAAAATCATTGAGCCATTTGATTGGCAAAATACGCGGAAGCGGAAGGAGCGACAGGATAGTACGTCCTCCCAGAATCAGGATAGGAAGCTGGTGAGGTCCAATAGTGAGGAGCATATCAGTGTGTCGGAGTACGATGTGATTCGACGTGTGTCGTCCCATGAGGACTTTAAGAAACCACTGCCACCTCGGGCCACACTCGATCCACATCCCGCTCCTGACTTGGAACCTGACAAGGATGCGGTGGCGGAGGAGCCATCGCCGCGAATGTCGCCTAATCATGAG GTAAAACGCAAAGATCCAGATGGATCTGATGGGGAACACGAAAGACGACGCAGTAGTGAACGTTTTTCACGCACTAGAGCACCGCCTGGACGCAAAGCTCTTTCCCCGCGGAAGCTGGGAAAGCACGTTGTGGCCAAGTTGCGTGAGAGGGATGAGAATCTCTATAAGTACGACAATTCAGCGCTTAAGCATGAGCGCAGGGGATTTGTGAGTCGTGAAAAGGCTCCGGTAAAGCCCAAAGAGACCAGTGATTCGTCTTCGGCGTCAGACTTGCTGTCGCCTGTGTCGGATTTCAATGATAACAACCTCATTGATCTCAATGAGGAAGCAGAACCGAAGAATCACACAATCCCCCAGGAGATTCTGCCATGGAATGTGCCATTCCACGAGGACTCCCCCGTGGTGTGTCCGCGTTTTGCTGAGAATACCTTCGATCATGTGCACAACTCGAGTGAGAACTATGCCAAAGTTCGCAGCGTCCCGTCAATGATTGAGATGAAGACGGGGAAATTTACGAGCATTGAGAACCTCAAGACGCGCGATCTCATGAAGAAGATGCCAAATGTGGCGATAACGCCGGATGAGCGTGTGAAGCAGATCAACAATCGCCTGTCGAAGCTTAAGAAACGTGTGGCGCAATTTGAGGAGAACTTTGAGAAGGACTATGGGTACAAACCCCCACGCATTGAGACACTCAATGATAAGGCCATGAAGAGCATTGTGTCGGAGATTCAAAAGTTAAAGCGCGAGAAGCATTGCATTAAAAGTGATCCCATTGCTGGGATTATGGATGCCAAGGACACATCCGCGGGGCAGGAGAAGCCACACGGAGATATCAAACTGAGTCAGATGCAGGAGACACTGACGGACATTGAAATG GTCCTCCAGGAACGCAGAAAGGAAGAAGATCGTCCGGAAAAGATGGAGGATTTGACTGTGGATCAACTGATGCAGGAGAAGACAGCCATTCAGCGTGGTTTGCTGTACCTAGAGTCCATCTATGGGCGTCCCAGCTCACGCGAGGAACGTGATTTGGCGCGTCCACTGTACGATAGGTATCGTCAGATAAAACGAATGCTCAACCGAAGTTCCGTTCTCAATGCATCCGGCGGTGGAATGGCTGAATTGCCGACAATCCTCGAGCACGAAGCAATGGCATTCACAGTGACGGCAACCACCAGTACCGACGTCACTCCACCATCTGTCCCATCCACAGTGGAGTCTCCATCAGAGACTACCGTGTCTTCGAGTAAGAGCACAGATTCCACAGAAGACTCCAGTTCGGCCAATGACAATGTGCACACACTTTCCATTCACGAGTTGTGGCAGCAGCTGGACACAGTGCGGGATGAGAAGAGGGACCTCAGGCGCACCATAAAGGAGTTTGAGCATTCATTTGAGAAGGACAACGGGCGGAAGATGCTCAAGAGTGACCGGAAGGCCATCGAGGAGACGTATGCGCTGTACAAACAGAAAAAGGGAAAGCTCCGACTATTGGATGCTCTTGTGAAGAAGCACATGTCGTACTAA
- the LOC129793302 gene encoding uncharacterized protein LOC129793302 isoform X3 — MRRPSLDHHDGDLSRLTSASSPAEGSIAPCQSDEVKVEIPPSYLPKIIEPFDWQNTRKRKERQDSTSSQNQDRKLVRSNSEEHISVSEYDVIRRVSSHEDFKKPLPPRATLDPHPAPDLEPDKDAVAEEPSPRMSPNHEVKRKDPDGSDGEHERRRSSERFSRTRAPPGRKALSPRKLGKHVVAKLRERDENLYKYDNSALKHERRGFVSREKAPVKPKETSDSSSASDLLSPVSDFNDNNLIDLNEEAEPKNHTIPQEILPWNVPFHEDSPVVCPRFAENTFDHVHNSSENYAKVRSVPSMIEMKTGKFTSIENLKTRDLMKKMPNVAITPDERVKQINNRLSKLKKRVAQFEENFEKDYGYKPPRIETLNDKAMKSIVSEIQKLKREKHCIKSDPIAGIMDAKDTSAGQEKPHGDIKLSQMQETLTDIEMVLQERRKEEDRPEKMEDLTVDQLMQEKTAIQRGLLYLESIYGRPSSREERDLARPLYDRYRQIKRMLNRSSVLNASGGGMAELPTILEHEAMAFTVTATTSTDVTPPSVPSTVESPSETTVSSSKSTDSTEDSSSANDNVHTLSIHELWQQLDTVRDEKRDLRRTIKEFEHSFEKDNGRKMLKSDRKAIEETYALYKQKKGKLRLLDALVKKHMSY; from the exons ATGCGCCGTCCGTCACTGGATCATCACGATGGCGACCTGAGTCGTCTCACATCAGCATCCTCCCCGGCTGAGGGCAGCATAGCACCGTGTCAGAGTGACGAGGTGAAAGTTGAGATACCACCGTCGTATTTGCCCAAAATCATTGAGCCATTTGATTGGCAAAATACGCGGAAGCGGAAGGAGCGACAGGATAGTACGTCCTCCCAGAATCAGGATAGGAAGCTGGTGAGGTCCAATAGTGAGGAGCATATCAGTGTGTCGGAGTACGATGTGATTCGACGTGTGTCGTCCCATGAGGACTTTAAGAAACCACTGCCACCTCGGGCCACACTCGATCCACATCCCGCTCCTGACTTGGAACCTGACAAGGATGCGGTGGCGGAGGAGCCATCGCCGCGAATGTCGCCTAATCATGAG GTAAAACGCAAAGATCCAGATGGATCTGATGGGGAACACGAAAGACGACGCAGTAGTGAACGTTTTTCACGCACTAGAGCACCGCCTGGACGCAAAGCTCTTTCCCCGCGGAAGCTGGGAAAGCACGTTGTGGCCAAGTTGCGTGAGAGGGATGAGAATCTCTATAAGTACGACAATTCAGCGCTTAAGCATGAGCGCAGGGGATTTGTGAGTCGTGAAAAGGCTCCGGTAAAGCCCAAAGAGACCAGTGATTCGTCTTCGGCGTCAGACTTGCTGTCGCCTGTGTCGGATTTCAATGATAACAACCTCATTGATCTCAATGAGGAAGCAGAACCGAAGAATCACACAATCCCCCAGGAGATTCTGCCATGGAATGTGCCATTCCACGAGGACTCCCCCGTGGTGTGTCCGCGTTTTGCTGAGAATACCTTCGATCATGTGCACAACTCGAGTGAGAACTATGCCAAAGTTCGCAGCGTCCCGTCAATGATTGAGATGAAGACGGGGAAATTTACGAGCATTGAGAACCTCAAGACGCGCGATCTCATGAAGAAGATGCCAAATGTGGCGATAACGCCGGATGAGCGTGTGAAGCAGATCAACAATCGCCTGTCGAAGCTTAAGAAACGTGTGGCGCAATTTGAGGAGAACTTTGAGAAGGACTATGGGTACAAACCCCCACGCATTGAGACACTCAATGATAAGGCCATGAAGAGCATTGTGTCGGAGATTCAAAAGTTAAAGCGCGAGAAGCATTGCATTAAAAGTGATCCCATTGCTGGGATTATGGATGCCAAGGACACATCCGCGGGGCAGGAGAAGCCACACGGAGATATCAAACTGAGTCAGATGCAGGAGACACTGACGGACATTGAAATG GTCCTCCAGGAACGCAGAAAGGAAGAAGATCGTCCGGAAAAGATGGAGGATTTGACTGTGGATCAACTGATGCAGGAGAAGACAGCCATTCAGCGTGGTTTGCTGTACCTAGAGTCCATCTATGGGCGTCCCAGCTCACGCGAGGAACGTGATTTGGCGCGTCCACTGTACGATAGGTATCGTCAGATAAAACGAATGCTCAACCGAAGTTCCGTTCTCAATGCATCCGGCGGTGGAATGGCTGAATTGCCGACAATCCTCGAGCACGAAGCAATGGCATTCACAGTGACGGCAACCACCAGTACCGACGTCACTCCACCATCTGTCCCATCCACAGTGGAGTCTCCATCAGAGACTACCGTGTCTTCGAGTAAGAGCACAGATTCCACAGAAGACTCCAGTTCGGCCAATGACAATGTGCACACACTTTCCATTCACGAGTTGTGGCAGCAGCTGGACACAGTGCGGGATGAGAAGAGGGACCTCAGGCGCACCATAAAGGAGTTTGAGCATTCATTTGAGAAGGACAACGGGCGGAAGATGCTCAAGAGTGACCGGAAGGCCATCGAGGAGACGTATGCGCTGTACAAACAGAAAAAGGGAAAGCTCCGACTATTGGATGCTCTTGTGAAGAAGCACATGTCGTACTAA
- the LOC129793303 gene encoding SH3 domain-containing protein Dlish codes for MAFLCPVRIRRGKKKKALGAAEIDKDLTLQGSGLGLNHGMGRITGSASIETLVRVGIEKEHGLSPDSKMVVMHDFTPCVDDELEVKRGQIVNILYRENDWVYVIGQDTRQEGFIPHSYCAPFNTQLADLAIKKKLPRDQVVGFTTVEINEGAPEIATELMDDTTSGLMGLQASLKHSQASLSSEPDFLPFAKDPSGRYIVLYTFIARDENDVSVERGEFVTVLNREDPDWFWIVRSDGQEGFIPSGFVYPADNVLQGSVKASTGAPTNNNNNNNNLPAQNCPANPTQNTVPTSGGPNAGAPTNANTANQQLLGGSEDLRYHGTELVMLYDYKAQAPDDLSVRRGDWIYADLNNQTVDGWLWAYAPKTRKYGFIPKAYARPPAMTSL; via the exons ATGGCATTCCTCTGTCCAGTACGTATAAGGcgtggaaagaagaaaaaag CTCTCGGGGCAGCGGAGATTGACAAGGATCTCACGCTGCAGGGCAGTGGATTGGGCTTGAATCATGGTATGGGCAGAATTACGGGTTCAGCCAGTATTGAGACACTCGTGCGTGTGGGAATTGAGAAGGAGCATGGGCTGAGTCCGGATTCGAAGATGGTTGTGATGCACGACTTCACTCCATGCGTTGATGATGAGCTTGAAGTGAAACGGGGGCAGATCGTCAATATTCTGTACCGTGAGAATGACTGGGTGTATGTGATAGGGCAGGATACACGACAGGAGGGCTTCATTCCGCACTCCTATTGCGCTCCCTTTAACACACAACTTGCAGATCTTGCCATCAAGAAGAAGCTACCCCGCGATCAGGTTGTTGGCTTCACAACGGTGGAGATTAACGAAGGTGCTCCGGAAATTGCCACGGAACTCATGGATGACACAACATCGGGTTTGATGGGGCTCCAGGCCTCCCTTAAGCACTCacag gcgAGTCTGAGCTCAGAGCCGGACTTTCTGCCTTTTGCCAAGGATCCCAGTGGACGGTACATTGTCCTGTATACATTTATAGCACGTGATGAGAACGACGTGTCCGTGGAACGTGGAGAATTTGTAACAGTGCTCAATCGAGAAGATCCTGATTGGTTCTGGATCGTTCGCAGTGATGGCCAGGAGGGTTTTATCCCTTCGGGTTTTGTCTATCCGGCTGACAATGTTCTGCAGGGGAGTGTAAAAGCTTCCACAGGAGCACCAACAAACAAcaataacaacaacaacaacctCCCTGCCCAGAATTGTCCTGCAAATCCCACCCAGAACACCGTTCCAACGTCCGGAGGACCCAATGCGGGTGCTCCCACGAATGCCAATACAGCCAATCAGCAGCTCTTGGGTGGATCTGAGGATCTCAGGTACCACGGTACGGAGCTAGTGATGCTATATGATTACAAAGCTCAAGCTCCGGATGATCTGTCCGTGCGCCGTGGCGACTGGATCTATGCGGATTTGAATAATCAAACTGTGGACGGATGGCTGTGGGCTTATGCGCCCAAGACGCGCAAATACGGCTTCATCCCCAAGGCGTACGCCCGTCCGCCAGCAATGACGAGCCTCTAG
- the LOC129793305 gene encoding 28S ribosomal protein S15, mitochondrial — MSFVRKILHLPGSFRLVVRHYAFKPEVPIKWVRPEKICCTRPERSGDMVGSPSVDVTLPVVEYEDCKLLETADEEVRKLFTLESFPAKKTAHYLRGNMKAEVQRHALDIGSMEARIADQTARIRRLQDIALQHPRNRKLKVFLKELIEKRTSYLGILRRWDYRRFEWLLDRLDLIYKPQPHEIPLVGRKYAIRKLTDKHCEDIREKKLTDYRQHLESQQIDFLKRKIENLQFILKEQEELKIPQTVTPEQIEETQKKLEEVQQRQAQKQ; from the coding sequence ATgagttttgtgagaaaaattcttcatcttcCTGGCAGTTTCCGGCTCGTAGTGCGACATTACGCCTTTAAACCGGAAGTCCCGATAAAATGGGTTCGCCCGGAGAAGATTTGCTGTACGCGTCCGGAGAGAAGCGGTGATATGGTTGGTTCTCCGTCTGTGGATGTCACCCTGCCTGTAGTTGAATATGAAGACTGCAAACTCCTGGAGACAGCTGATGAGGAAGTCCGGAAGCTCTTTACCCTCGAAAGTTTTCCCGCAAAGAAAACTGCTCACTATTTGAGGGGCAACATGAAAGCTGAAGTGCAGCGGCATGCTCTTGATATTGGATCAATGGAAGCAAGAATAGCCGATCAAACTGCTCGTATCCGACGACTGCAAGACATTGCGCTACAGCATCCACGGAACAGGAAGCTGAAAGTCTTCCTGAAGGAATTGATTGAAAAGAGAACTTCTTACCTGGGAATTCTTCGTCGATGGGATTACCGGAGGTTCGAATGGCTCCTGGATCGTCTTGATCTCATCTACAAACCCCAACCCCATGAAATTCCTCTCGTGGGCAGGAAATATGCCATCCGGAAGCTAACAGACAAGCATTGTGAGGACATCCGAGAGAAGAAGCTTACAGACTATCGTCAGCATCTTGAATCCCAGCAAATTGATTTCCTAAAGCGCAAAATTGAGAATCTACAATTCATCCTGAAGGAGCAGGAAGAACTGAAGATTCCCCAAACTGTGACTCCAGAACAAATAGAGGAGACACAAAAGAAGCTGGAGGAAGTGCAGCAGAGACAAGCGCAGAAGCAATAA